One genomic region from SAR324 cluster bacterium encodes:
- a CDS encoding ABC transporter substrate-binding protein, producing MSMKVKMILSMLMLLLCSPMVYADEADAVTNVTREKINMVIGFLRDKTLTKADRNQKILGTIDTIFDFQTMAMLSLGKKHWSGLSETQRQEFTNLFVKRLQDSYLEKLDLYTDEDVVVENANQVKKNRIEVKTLLVSKDDKKEMIYKFFETDKSWQIYDVEVMGVSIVQTYRSQFEGVLKQETMDDLIGRMKTSADLAVPEEGK from the coding sequence TGTAGTCCAATGGTTTATGCCGATGAGGCAGATGCCGTGACCAACGTTACCCGTGAAAAAATCAATATGGTGATTGGTTTTCTTCGAGACAAAACCCTCACTAAAGCGGACAGGAACCAGAAAATTCTTGGAACCATTGATACTATTTTTGATTTTCAGACCATGGCCATGCTCAGTCTTGGCAAAAAACACTGGAGTGGTTTGAGCGAAACACAACGGCAGGAATTCACCAATCTGTTTGTCAAACGTCTGCAGGATTCCTATCTGGAAAAACTGGACCTGTACACCGATGAAGACGTGGTGGTGGAAAACGCCAATCAAGTGAAAAAAAACAGGATTGAAGTCAAAACTCTGCTGGTCTCTAAAGATGATAAGAAAGAAATGATTTACAAATTTTTTGAAACGGATAAATCCTGGCAGATTTATGATGTTGAGGTGATGGGTGTCAGTATTGTCCAGACCTATCGAAGTCAGTTCGAAGGTGTCCTGAAACAGGAAACTATGGATGATCTGATTGGCCGGATGAAAACATCCGCGGATCTGGCAGTCCCTGAAGAAGGAAAATGA